The following proteins are encoded in a genomic region of Diabrotica virgifera virgifera chromosome 1, PGI_DIABVI_V3a:
- the LOC114326675 gene encoding histone-lysine N-methyltransferase PRDM16-like — protein sequence MNVAIASLPRNRCSPSLIASTMREKDSFPRKMLVATGGHSSPKQAAIYPLSIRVPPGDEMPFDLSRNTKSPGPHMSPACNPAQSQEGEDQPLDLRVDRKKMSIVMARRQVEDENRNLVSPSFSVNSEKDDEGRHSVTDNKNLPKTFNQQLPNYPIVFPPQSIHPMMLEVMYRAQKAENLPRLSLPYPTSPTNCKQRYPFVNPVVLSPPINLVPFDMIRNQSTPQTPKMFEPPGAKLKDRYACKFCGKVFPRSANLTRHLRTHTGEQPYKCRYCERSFSISSNLQRHVRNIHNKEKPFKCSLCERCFGQQTNLDRHLKKHEADGPSILDERSLRKNHIAPRNLNEDSYFEEIRNFMGKVTDGRLMQPTQSPKQLPNFPIPFSKCLDHNNTYHEKTNALERDKKGYLSDKDNFSSASSTTSDISNKEEEFDSKNKIPDESIDQDIETASDNNNNNT from the coding sequence ATGAATGTTGCCATTGCTAGTTTACCCAGAAATCGCTGTTCACCAAGTCTGATAGCGTCGACCATGCGTGAAAAAGACTCATTTCCAAGAAAAATGTTGGTGGCAACAGGAGGTCACAGTTCACCTAAACAAGCCGCAATATATCCTCTATCCATCAGGGTACCGCCTGGTGATGAAATGCCCTTTGATCTGTCAAGGAACACAAAATCACCAGGACCACATATGTCTCCAGCTTGCAATCCAGCTCAATCTCAAGAAGGTGAAGATCAACCTTTGGACCTGAGGGTTGATCGTAAAAAGATGTCAATAGTTATGGCTCGACGGCAGGTCGAGGATGAGAATAGGAATCTAGTGTCGCCGTCTTTTAGTGTTAATAGTGAAAAAGACGATGAAGGAAGGCATAGTGTGACAGATAATAAGAACTTACCAAAGACTTTTAACCAACAACTGCCTAATTACCCTATCGTGTTTCCTCCTCAAAGTATTCATCCTATGATGTTAGAAGTTATGTACAGAGCTCAAAAAGCCGAAAATCTTCCTAGACTATCGTTACCTTATCCTACTTCTCCTACAAATTGTAAGCAACGTTATCCTTTTGTGAATCCTGTCGTGTTAAGCCCTCCTATTAATTTAGTTCCGTTCGATATGATAAGAAACCAATCCACACCACAAACGCCGAAGATGTTCGAACCGCCAGGGGCCAAATTGAAAGATCGGTACGCGTGTAAGTTCTGCGGAAAAGTGTTTCCTCGGTCCGCAAATCTAACAAGGCACCTTCGGACACACACCGGTGAACAACCCTACAAATGTAGATACTGTGAACGATCCTTTAGTATTTCTAGTAATCTTCAACGACACGTAAGAAATATACACAATAaagaaaaaccttttaaatgttCCTTGTGTGAGAGATGTTTCGGACAACAAACTAACTTAGATAGGCATCTTAAAAAGCACGAAGCAGACGGACCTTCGATCTTAGACGAAAGATCATTACGAAAGAACCATATTGCTCCTAGAAACCTCAATGAGGACTCGTATTTCGAAGAAATTAGAAATTTTATGGGCAAAGTTACTGACGGAAGGCTAATGCAGCCAACGCAATCTCCAAAACAGTTACCAAACTTTCCCATACCATTTTCCAAATGTCTCGACCATAACAATACCTACCACGAAAAGACTAACGCGCTCGAAAGAGACAAGAAAGGGTATCTTTCTGATAAAGACAACTTTTCTTCTGCTTCCTCTACGACATCTGACATTTCtaacaaagaagaagaattcgattccaaaaacaaaatacctgacGAAAGTATAGACCAAGACATCGAAACTGctagtgataataataataataatacttga